Part of the Plectropomus leopardus isolate mb chromosome 7, YSFRI_Pleo_2.0, whole genome shotgun sequence genome, CAGGGCCCCTGGATGGAAAACACTTAGGATGAGCTGAAGCTGAGTGTAGCTTCTATGTTGTCTTGGCAACCTGCctgacaagaaagaaagaaaaaaagagaggaggagaggagatgagatgagaggagaggagaggagaggagctgtTAGTGTGAATGGAGCTCCACATGTGTGGCGCCAGGCAGTCTGCCCGGCGGGGCGACTCGATAGGCGCTGTTGAGGGAAGGAGCGGAGCGGCGACGCGTCCCGGAGAGCGGAGGAATGTAGGGAGGCACAATAACACACAGCTGGAGGAAGGAGTGGCGAGGAGGCGCCGCCAAATTGGCCCGTCCTGGCTCCCCTAGAGCTGCAATCAAGGATgcgaaaatgaaaatgtttgttataTGAAGTCATAATAACACTTTATTCAAtcagagatgatgatgatgttgatgaggCTATATGTACTTGAGAACCCCATTTTCTTTTATGAAgtaatgataaaaatacaaGTGAGAAAGATTACAATTTACTAGAGTTTTGCATAAATAACACTGCAAGGTAAGAAAAAACTCCCCGTTGACTTTGAAAGGAGCACATCAGTATGGAAATGTGCTATTATTGCAATTAAATTAACGCACCTCAGAGTTCTAAAGTCCTCAAACAAATTCTGAATATTATCACCTACGTTAGGTGAGTGTTCATTTATTGATGAGTAAAATTATTTGGATGCTAtgagattacatttttttccctctatgCAGGTGGTTTGGTTCGGGATCATGTGTCACCGGAGTGATCAATACAAGCGAGGCTGTGCGTAATTACGCATCAATGACTACGGCACTAAAGATGCAATAGGACGCTAATCACCCTAGTGTTTTGTGCAGATATATCATCGCCTCTGGCTGGATCATGCAGAAAATCTCCAAGAGAGGCCTCTCATGTGGCTGGACGGGAAGATacttgagacttttttttctttgtacgGCGACAGTAATGCGCAATTGACTGTTTAAAATCGCCCCTCTCGCTCTCTAACACAcaccgaacacacacacacacacacaaacacacgcgcacacacctCCTACCAACAGGCAGCCCACCGCAGCGCACACAGAATGAGACACGCCTTTTTCTCAGCTCCGTTGTTGGGTCGGTGGGCAGCGGGCTGCCGGTGATTGACCAGCTTCTCTCCCTGATCTGTCAGCCGGCTGGCTTGGCGCCTCCCCTCTCCTCTATAAATGTAGGAAATCTATTCATTCCTTTCACACCGAGCCTGCTGCTGAAGTCAGAGTAACTGCGTGCGGCTCCACGGGATGTGTTGACAAGACTCGAATTCCGCCTTTCGGGTTTATTGTATTCTCTCTCATTTGTATTAGAGCAGCTTCTACCGTGTTTGCAGCGCCGTGGTGTAATCTCAAATACCTCCTGCTACCagtaattatttgattttttttttcgttgcCTGTGTCTCTGAGCCGTTGCTTATCTAAGATGAAGGCTGTTACTCCAGTCCACCCCCAGgactcctcctccagcagcagccagcTCTCCCTGCACTATCTGTCGAAGCAGAGCCTCAACATCGCCCGGTGCAGGATGGAAGAGGAGGACCTGTTCTGCCTGCAGTACGACATGAACGACTGCTACAGCCGGCTGAAGCGCCTGGTGCCCACCATTCCACAGGATAAGAAAGTCAGCAAAGTGGAGATCCTCCAGCATGTCATAGACTACATCCTGGACCTGCAGCTGGCCCTGGAGACGCACCCTTCCCTCCATAAACAACAGCGGACCGGGACCTGCCCTCCTCAAGCCTCCAACCCCAGCCGGACACCGCTGACGGTGCTCAACATTGACCACCACCAGGTAAGCTTTAAAGAGACGACTCTCCATTCCGCGTTTCCAACGGGACTTAGCGGGGACCCCGATATACCAGACTGCCGTCCGCCACTCAGACAAAGCGCGTCATGCCCGTTATGTGTCATTGTCCTTTCAATGTTAGGgtgggaaaaaaactaaaatcagaaaacaaaatgctgcacACCTCACATCCCAGCCGTGAAAAATCATGCGTAAAAAACGCATTCGGCGTGGGTTAGATTGCGCACTTGATTGCGGGGCTTTCTGATTTGCATGATAATGACAGTGTGTGTCAGAGGCCCACCTTATCCCAGGATTGGTGAAGTACCTCAGCCTGCAGCCCACTCCACTGCGCACAATAAGGGCAATTTGTTATTCAATAGGCTATAAGAGAATTTATTATAGGAGATATAGCCGGCtaattttctgctgctctgctgtatATCATTTATTTTCCAGAGCTGTAGGCCTTGCCTTTATTTCGTCATAtccatgatttctttttcttctttttttgtagagGACATCAATAGTCAAAAAGCCGGAGGACTCTATTTTATGCCGCTGAGAAATAAGCACTGCATTGGTAAGTTGACTTaaaatttgtctttattttattttttgtttactatCATAAGTTTAATTTACacaccacaaaacactgccagtgtttttcagtgaagCATCCCCATTAACTTGATGATTTTAGCCTACATGTGGTGTAAAATTGTCAATCTCTGGAGTGCTCTGGGGAGGCCGGTACATgtcagagaaaataataattgagGAACATAAAATTGGCATCGACC contains:
- the id4 gene encoding DNA-binding protein inhibitor ID-4, giving the protein MKAVTPVHPQDSSSSSSQLSLHYLSKQSLNIARCRMEEEDLFCLQYDMNDCYSRLKRLVPTIPQDKKVSKVEILQHVIDYILDLQLALETHPSLHKQQRTGTCPPQASNPSRTPLTVLNIDHHQRTSIVKKPEDSILCR